A window of the Agromyces mariniharenae genome harbors these coding sequences:
- the proB gene encoding glutamate 5-kinase — MTPRTRADIPNARRIVVKVGSSSISGENAGQIGPLVDALAASHERGTEVVLVSSGAIATGMPYLRLEERPNDLATQQAAASVGQNLLVFRYQDSLDRYGIVAGQVLLTAGDLEHATPRSNAQRAMDRLLALRILPIVNENDTVATHEIRFGDNDRLAAMVAELIGADLLVLLSDVDALYTKPPHLEGAERIDHVPFGDPLAGVEIGTIGRAGVGTGGAETKVSAARIAAESGAAVLITATPLVSQALTGAEVGTWFDAAPVRHTAGA; from the coding sequence GTGACCCCGCGCACGCGCGCCGACATCCCGAACGCCCGTCGCATCGTCGTGAAGGTGGGCTCGTCGTCCATCAGCGGCGAGAACGCCGGCCAGATCGGCCCGCTCGTCGACGCCCTCGCCGCGTCGCACGAGCGCGGCACCGAGGTGGTGCTCGTCTCGTCGGGCGCGATCGCCACGGGCATGCCGTACCTGAGGCTCGAGGAACGGCCCAACGACCTCGCGACGCAGCAGGCCGCGGCATCCGTGGGTCAGAACCTGCTCGTGTTCCGCTACCAGGACTCGCTCGACCGCTACGGCATCGTCGCGGGCCAGGTGCTGCTCACCGCAGGCGACCTCGAGCACGCGACGCCGCGCTCCAATGCGCAGCGCGCCATGGACCGGCTCCTCGCCCTGCGCATCCTGCCCATCGTCAACGAGAACGACACCGTGGCGACGCACGAGATCCGGTTCGGCGACAACGACCGGCTCGCCGCGATGGTGGCCGAGCTCATCGGGGCCGACCTGCTCGTGCTGCTCTCCGACGTCGACGCGCTCTACACGAAGCCGCCGCACCTCGAGGGCGCCGAGCGCATCGACCACGTGCCGTTCGGCGACCCGCTCGCGGGGGTCGAGATCGGGACGATCGGTCGCGCCGGCGTCGGCACCGGAGGAGCGGAGACCAAGGTCTCGGCCGCCCGGATCGCCGCGGAGTCGGGTGCCGCGGTGCTCATCACCGCCACGCCGCTCGTGTCGCAGGCGCTCACGGGCGCCGAGGTGGGCACCTGGTTCGACGCGGCCCCCGTTCGTCACACGGCCGGGGCGTAG
- a CDS encoding glutamate-5-semialdehyde dehydrogenase produces the protein MEHPDLDTTVIDARLAAAKEASYRLARATTAEKDAALEQVSVLLRERTAEIIAANARDLEAGDEAGLSSGLLDRLALDERRVGALADAVLEVIALTDPIGDTVSGRSLPNGVRIDQVRVPLGVVGAIYEARPNVTIDIAVLALKSGNAVVLRGGTAAEQTNHVLLGVLRDALESVGLPADGVQTVDDFGRAGARHLMQARDYVDVLIPRGSAGLIRAVVDEAKVPVIETGAGVVHMFLDASAREDWAVELVHNAKVQRPSVCNALETLLVHRDAAERLLPAVLDRLEASGVTVHADERVHALRPETVPVTDEDWATEHMSLDLSVGIVDSMDDALRHIRRYSTKHTESIVTNDLGNAERFLNEVDAAAVMVNASTRFTDGAEFGFGAEVGISTQKLHARGPMGLPELTSTKWIVRGAGHVRA, from the coding sequence ATGGAGCACCCCGACCTCGACACGACGGTGATCGACGCGCGGCTCGCCGCCGCGAAGGAGGCGTCGTACCGGCTCGCGCGGGCAACGACGGCCGAGAAGGATGCCGCGCTCGAGCAGGTCTCGGTCCTGCTGCGCGAGCGCACCGCCGAGATCATCGCCGCCAACGCCCGCGACCTCGAGGCGGGCGACGAGGCCGGCCTCTCCAGCGGACTCCTCGACCGCCTCGCCCTCGACGAGCGCCGCGTGGGCGCCCTGGCCGACGCCGTGCTCGAGGTCATCGCGCTCACCGACCCGATCGGCGACACCGTGAGCGGCCGTTCGCTGCCGAACGGCGTCCGGATCGACCAGGTGCGGGTGCCGCTCGGCGTCGTCGGCGCGATCTACGAGGCGCGTCCCAACGTGACGATCGACATCGCCGTGCTCGCGCTGAAGAGCGGCAACGCGGTCGTGCTGCGCGGCGGCACCGCCGCCGAGCAGACCAACCACGTGCTCCTCGGCGTGCTGCGCGATGCGCTCGAGTCCGTGGGCCTCCCCGCCGACGGCGTGCAGACGGTCGACGACTTCGGCCGCGCCGGCGCGCGCCACCTCATGCAGGCCCGCGATTACGTCGACGTGCTCATCCCGCGCGGCAGCGCAGGGCTCATCCGCGCGGTCGTCGACGAGGCGAAGGTGCCCGTCATCGAGACGGGAGCCGGCGTCGTGCACATGTTCCTCGACGCATCCGCCCGCGAGGACTGGGCGGTCGAGCTCGTGCACAACGCGAAGGTGCAGCGGCCGAGCGTCTGCAACGCGCTCGAGACGCTGCTCGTGCACCGCGACGCCGCCGAGCGGCTGCTGCCGGCGGTGCTCGACCGGCTCGAGGCATCCGGCGTCACCGTGCACGCCGACGAACGCGTGCACGCCCTGCGACCTGAGACCGTGCCCGTGACCGACGAGGACTGGGCGACCGAGCACATGAGCCTCGACCTCTCGGTGGGCATCGTCGACTCGATGGACGACGCGCTGCGCCACATCCGCCGCTACTCCACCAAGCACACCGAGTCGATCGTCACGAACGACCTCGGCAACGCCGAGCGGTTCCTGAACGAGGTGGATGCCGCGGCGGTCATGGTGAACGCGTCGACGCGGTTCACCGACGGCGCGGAGTTCGGATTCGGCGCTGAGGTCGGCATCTCGACGCAGAAACTGCATGCCCGAGGGCCCATGGGCCTGCCCGAGCTCACGAGCACGAAGTGGATCGTGCGCGGCGCCGGGCACGTGCGCGCCTGA
- the nadD gene encoding nicotinate-nucleotide adenylyltransferase yields the protein MSGGSGRPRIGVMGGTFDPIHHGHLVAASEVAQSYGLDEVVFVPTGEPTYKSVVTPAEHRYLMTVIATASNPRFTVSRVDIDRGKPTFTIDTLRDIRRERPEAELFFITGADAIAQILSWRDVEELWELAHFVAVSRPGHDLSVSGLPEQDVSLLEVPALAISSTDCRDRVRRGFPVWYLVPDGVVQYISKHHLYRSVE from the coding sequence ATGAGCGGCGGGAGCGGCCGACCACGCATCGGCGTGATGGGCGGCACGTTCGATCCGATCCACCACGGCCACCTGGTCGCGGCCAGCGAGGTCGCCCAGTCGTACGGGCTCGACGAGGTCGTCTTCGTGCCGACGGGGGAGCCGACGTACAAGTCGGTGGTCACGCCGGCCGAGCACCGCTACCTCATGACGGTCATCGCGACCGCGTCGAACCCGCGCTTCACCGTCAGCCGCGTCGACATCGATCGCGGCAAGCCGACGTTCACGATCGACACCCTCCGCGACATCCGTCGCGAGCGCCCCGAGGCGGAGCTCTTCTTCATCACGGGTGCCGATGCGATCGCCCAGATCCTCAGCTGGCGCGACGTGGAGGAGCTCTGGGAGCTCGCCCACTTCGTGGCTGTGAGTCGTCCGGGACATGACCTGTCCGTTTCGGGTTTGCCGGAGCAGGACGTAAGCTTGCTGGAGGTCCCGGCACTGGCGATCTCGTCGACCGACTGCCGAGACCGGGTACGCCGGGGTTTCCCGGTGTGGTACTTGGTGCCTGATGGGGTCGTCCAGTACATCTCCAAGCACCACCTCTATCGGAGTGTCGAATGA
- the rsfS gene encoding ribosome silencing factor, with amino-acid sequence MTASDQALDSLALAARAADSKGGEDLVALDVSVPLPFADVFLIVTGTSERNVIAIADEVEDVLRKAGAKTHRREGHDAGRWVLLDFGDLVVHVFHREERLYYGLERLWLDCPVLPVAPLLAAGSGSSSS; translated from the coding sequence ATGACCGCATCCGACCAGGCACTCGACTCGCTCGCCCTCGCGGCGCGCGCGGCCGACTCGAAGGGCGGCGAGGACCTCGTCGCCCTCGACGTGTCGGTGCCGCTGCCCTTCGCCGACGTGTTCCTCATCGTCACCGGCACGTCCGAGCGCAACGTGATCGCGATCGCCGACGAGGTCGAGGACGTGCTCCGCAAGGCCGGCGCCAAGACGCACCGCCGCGAGGGCCACGACGCCGGACGATGGGTGCTGCTCGACTTCGGCGACCTCGTCGTGCACGTCTTCCACCGCGAGGAGCGGCTGTACTACGGTCTCGAACGCCTGTGGCTGGACTGCCCGGTGCTGCCGGTCGCGCCGCTGCTCGCGGCGGGAAGCGGCAGCTCCTCGAGCTGA
- a CDS encoding glutathione peroxidase, protein MDLRDIPLTTIDGETTTLAEYDDRVVLVVNVASRCGLPPQYEKLEALQREYGDRGFTVLGFPCNQFAGQEPGSSEDIKSFCSMTYGVTFPLMAKVKVNGRKRHPLYVELTKVPDAAGKAGRVTWNFEKFVLLPDGEVARFRPNVQPDDPAVLAVIERGLAEAAAA, encoded by the coding sequence GTGGACCTCCGAGACATCCCGCTCACGACCATCGACGGCGAGACGACGACCCTGGCCGAGTACGACGACCGCGTCGTGCTGGTGGTGAACGTCGCCTCGCGGTGCGGGCTCCCGCCGCAGTACGAGAAGCTCGAGGCGCTGCAGCGCGAGTACGGCGACCGCGGCTTCACCGTGCTCGGCTTCCCCTGCAACCAGTTCGCCGGCCAGGAGCCGGGCAGCTCCGAGGACATCAAGTCGTTCTGCTCGATGACCTACGGCGTGACGTTCCCGCTCATGGCCAAGGTGAAGGTCAACGGGCGCAAGCGGCATCCGCTCTACGTCGAGCTCACGAAGGTGCCGGATGCCGCGGGCAAGGCCGGGCGGGTGACCTGGAACTTCGAGAAGTTCGTGCTGCTCCCCGACGGCGAGGTCGCCCGGTTCCGTCCGAACGTGCAGCCCGACGACCCCGCGGTGCTCGCGGTCATCGAGCGAGGCCTTGCGGAGGCCGCGGCCGCCTGA
- a CDS encoding dihydrolipoamide acetyltransferase family protein, protein MGRDFILPDLGEGLTEAEVVAWLVAPGDEVGIDQPVVELESAKSVVQLPTPFAGVVETLGGEVGQVLHAGDVLMTLAPVGAEVASDAAPEASTDAAPAPVAAEPGIAVPTEAASEESGAVLIGYGTKATTATKRSAAAPTRFGRRRRPAGTVAGGAGGSGGPGSAGRTATGPAPARLDPARRSPVVSPIVRRIAREHGFDASQLDGSGPDHLVRRRDVEAYVQELEGRTTAAPGTTATQPATPEREPAASAAPTSEPAGDRRVPLDRMGRAAAAHFSRSRREIPEATVWMDVDATELLAARRQLQEATGERFGVTALVARFVVAGLARHPLLNSSFDAERDEIVLHGDVNLGIAAQTPRGLLVPVVHGAGRMSLRELRDAIGARSEEAASGAFPPSALTGGTFTLNNYGTLGVDGSAAIINHPEAGMLGIGRLVERPWVVDGALAVRTVTELTLSFDHRVCDGAEAAGFLTFVARCIERPVSVLADL, encoded by the coding sequence ATGGGCCGCGACTTCATCCTCCCCGACCTCGGCGAGGGCCTCACCGAGGCCGAGGTCGTCGCCTGGCTCGTCGCGCCGGGCGACGAGGTCGGCATCGACCAGCCCGTCGTCGAGCTCGAGTCCGCGAAGTCCGTGGTGCAGTTGCCCACGCCGTTCGCCGGCGTCGTCGAGACGCTCGGCGGCGAGGTCGGCCAGGTGCTGCACGCGGGCGACGTGCTCATGACGCTCGCCCCGGTCGGCGCCGAGGTCGCATCGGATGCCGCGCCTGAGGCGTCGACGGATGCCGCGCCGGCACCGGTCGCCGCCGAGCCCGGCATCGCCGTGCCCACCGAGGCCGCCTCCGAGGAGTCGGGCGCGGTGCTCATCGGCTACGGCACGAAGGCGACGACCGCGACGAAGCGCTCGGCCGCTGCACCGACGCGGTTCGGCCGCCGTCGGCGTCCTGCCGGCACGGTCGCAGGCGGCGCAGGTGGCTCGGGCGGGCCCGGCAGCGCCGGCCGCACCGCGACCGGGCCGGCGCCCGCGCGCCTGGACCCCGCACGCCGCTCCCCCGTCGTCTCACCGATCGTGCGGCGGATCGCCCGCGAGCACGGCTTCGACGCGAGCCAGCTCGACGGTTCCGGCCCCGACCACCTCGTGAGGCGCCGCGACGTCGAGGCGTACGTGCAGGAACTCGAGGGCAGGACGACGGCCGCGCCCGGGACGACGGCCACCCAGCCCGCGACGCCCGAGCGCGAGCCGGCGGCATCCGCAGCCCCGACGTCCGAGCCCGCCGGCGACCGCCGCGTGCCGCTCGACCGGATGGGACGCGCCGCCGCGGCGCACTTCTCGCGGTCGCGCCGCGAGATCCCCGAGGCGACCGTCTGGATGGACGTCGACGCGACCGAGCTGCTCGCGGCGCGCCGGCAGCTGCAGGAGGCGACCGGAGAGCGCTTCGGCGTCACGGCGCTCGTGGCGCGCTTCGTCGTGGCCGGGCTGGCGCGGCATCCACTGCTCAACTCGAGCTTCGACGCCGAGCGCGACGAGATCGTGCTGCACGGCGACGTGAACCTCGGCATCGCCGCGCAGACGCCGCGCGGCCTGCTCGTGCCGGTGGTGCACGGCGCGGGCCGGATGTCGCTGCGCGAGCTGCGCGACGCGATCGGCGCGCGCAGCGAGGAGGCGGCGTCGGGCGCGTTCCCGCCCTCGGCGCTCACCGGCGGCACCTTCACGCTGAACAACTACGGCACGCTCGGCGTCGACGGCTCCGCGGCGATCATCAACCACCCCGAGGCGGGCATGCTCGGCATCGGGCGCCTCGTCGAGCGGCCGTGGGTCGTCGACGGCGCGCTGGCCGTTCGCACGGTGACCGAGCTCACGCTCTCGTTCGACCATCGCGTCTGCGACGGCGCCGAGGCGGCAGGGTTCCTCACCTTCGTCGCCCGCTGCATCGAGCGTCCGGTGTCGGTGCTCGCCGACCTCTGA
- a CDS encoding alpha-ketoacid dehydrogenase subunit beta: MTATSTKPDAPEASAPTQLTMAGALNAALRDAMEADDRVVVYGEDVGPLGGVFRVTDGLQERFGEDRIWDSPLAESGIVGTAVGMAMYGMRPVVEMQFDAFSYPAFEQMVSHVAKMRNRTKGRMTLPMVVRIPCAGAIGGVEHHSDSSEAYWTSTPGLTVVMPSNPADAYSMLREAIESDDPVVFMEPKSRYWSKAEMSLPVRTAPMDRAVVVREGTDATLLAYGPTVRTALEAADAAAAEDLSIEVVDLRSLSPFDDETVGASVRKTSRAAVIHEAAQFGGYGAEVAARVTERNFHWLSAPVLRITGFDIPFPSPKLEEYHLPTPDRVLAALDTWEWDD; the protein is encoded by the coding sequence ATGACCGCGACGTCGACCAAGCCCGACGCCCCCGAGGCATCCGCGCCCACGCAGCTCACGATGGCCGGCGCGCTCAACGCCGCGCTCCGCGACGCCATGGAGGCCGACGACCGCGTCGTCGTCTACGGCGAGGACGTCGGTCCGCTCGGCGGCGTGTTCCGCGTCACCGACGGCCTCCAGGAGCGCTTCGGCGAGGACCGCATCTGGGACTCGCCGCTGGCCGAGTCCGGCATCGTCGGCACCGCGGTGGGCATGGCCATGTACGGCATGCGGCCGGTCGTCGAGATGCAGTTCGACGCGTTCAGCTATCCCGCGTTCGAGCAGATGGTCTCGCACGTCGCGAAGATGCGGAACCGCACGAAGGGCCGGATGACACTGCCCATGGTCGTGCGCATCCCCTGCGCCGGCGCGATCGGCGGCGTCGAGCACCACTCCGACTCCTCGGAGGCGTACTGGACGTCGACGCCCGGCCTCACGGTCGTGATGCCCTCCAACCCCGCCGACGCGTACTCGATGCTGCGCGAGGCGATCGAGAGCGACGACCCCGTCGTGTTCATGGAGCCGAAGAGCCGCTACTGGTCGAAGGCCGAGATGTCGCTGCCCGTGCGCACCGCGCCGATGGACCGCGCCGTCGTGGTGCGGGAGGGCACCGACGCAACGCTCCTCGCCTACGGACCGACCGTCCGCACCGCCCTCGAGGCGGCCGACGCCGCCGCGGCCGAGGACCTGTCGATCGAGGTCGTCGACCTGCGCAGCCTCTCCCCCTTCGACGACGAGACCGTCGGGGCATCCGTACGCAAGACCTCGCGGGCCGCCGTGATCCACGAGGCCGCGCAGTTCGGCGGCTACGGCGCCGAGGTCGCGGCCCGGGTGACCGAACGCAATTTCCACTGGCTCTCGGCGCCCGTGCTGCGCATCACCGGCTTCGACATCCCGTTCCCGTCGCCGAAGCTCGAGGAGTACCACCTGCCGACGCCCGACCGCGTGCTCGCCGCGCTCGACACGTGGGAGTGGGACGACTGA
- the pdhA gene encoding pyruvate dehydrogenase (acetyl-transferring) E1 component subunit alpha, with translation MSLNVEHHSVRALPSEKPIRLLDNAGHAVHGAAAGGFELPDVETLVELYRRMVVARRFDVQVTALTKQGRLATYPSAYGQEACEIGAISAIEARDWFFPTYRDSIALLTRGIEPGGILASFRGDWHNGYDQHAHRTASQATPLATQALHAVGLAHAARLRQDPIVTMTYLGDGATSEGDAHEAFNFAAVWQTPTVFLIQNNGFAISTPVSRQTRAVTLADKAVGYGMPGYHVDGNDVAAMYAVTHAAVERARAGGGPTLIEGLTYRIEAHTNSDDPTRYRHSRDVEHWKRRDPIERLEKYLVSEGALSEAARAEIADAAEAVAAHTREVMTAEAELDPLELFDHVYDRERASLLEQRARLEAELADAAMHAADHAGAAR, from the coding sequence ATGAGCCTCAATGTCGAGCACCACAGCGTCCGCGCCCTCCCGTCCGAGAAACCGATCCGGCTGCTCGACAACGCCGGCCACGCGGTGCACGGCGCGGCCGCCGGCGGCTTCGAGCTGCCCGACGTCGAGACGCTCGTCGAGCTGTATCGGCGCATGGTCGTCGCACGCCGATTCGACGTGCAGGTCACCGCCCTCACGAAGCAGGGACGCCTGGCCACCTACCCCTCCGCGTACGGCCAGGAGGCCTGCGAGATCGGTGCCATCTCGGCGATCGAGGCGCGCGACTGGTTCTTCCCGACCTACCGCGACAGCATCGCGCTGCTGACCCGCGGGATCGAGCCCGGCGGCATCCTCGCCTCCTTCCGCGGCGACTGGCACAACGGCTACGACCAGCACGCCCACCGCACGGCCTCGCAGGCGACGCCGCTCGCGACGCAGGCGCTGCACGCGGTGGGGCTCGCGCACGCCGCCCGGCTTCGGCAGGACCCGATCGTGACGATGACGTACCTCGGCGACGGCGCCACGAGCGAGGGCGATGCGCACGAGGCGTTCAACTTCGCGGCGGTCTGGCAGACGCCGACCGTCTTCCTGATCCAGAACAACGGCTTCGCCATCTCGACGCCGGTGTCGCGGCAGACGCGCGCCGTCACCCTCGCCGACAAGGCCGTCGGCTACGGCATGCCCGGCTACCACGTCGACGGCAACGACGTCGCGGCCATGTACGCGGTGACGCACGCCGCGGTCGAGCGCGCCCGCGCCGGTGGCGGACCGACCCTCATCGAGGGCCTCACCTACCGGATCGAGGCGCACACGAACTCCGACGACCCGACGCGCTACCGCCACTCCCGCGACGTCGAGCACTGGAAGCGCCGCGATCCGATCGAGCGCCTCGAGAAGTACCTCGTCTCCGAGGGCGCGCTGAGCGAGGCGGCACGTGCCGAGATCGCGGATGCCGCAGAGGCGGTCGCCGCGCACACGCGCGAGGTCATGACCGCCGAGGCCGAGCTCGACCCGCTCGAGCTGTTCGACCACGTGTACGACCGGGAGCGCGCTTCGCTCCTCGAGCAGCGTGCCCGCCTCGAGGCCGAGCTCGCCGACGCCGCGATGCACGCCGCCGACCACGCCGGAGCCGCCCGATGA
- a CDS encoding Lrp/AsnC family transcriptional regulator: protein MTQPAPHRNEPLDSIDRRIVAELSRDGRLSVRTLAERVHISRTAAHNRVQQLQKRGVITGFGAQIDRKAIGLNISALVVVRIGEVSWEQIAAKLATLPFVEKVQAVSGDIDIMLTVSAPDHEQLSQAILRDIHDMPGVVSTRSHLILAELDGHPPAQTLDIWRT from the coding sequence ATGACCCAGCCAGCACCGCACCGGAACGAGCCGCTCGACAGCATCGATCGGCGCATCGTCGCGGAGCTCAGCCGGGACGGTCGTCTCTCCGTCCGCACGCTCGCGGAGCGCGTGCACATCTCCCGCACGGCCGCCCACAACCGCGTGCAGCAGCTGCAGAAGCGCGGCGTGATCACGGGCTTCGGCGCGCAGATCGACCGCAAGGCGATCGGCCTGAACATCTCCGCGCTCGTCGTCGTGCGCATCGGCGAGGTGTCGTGGGAGCAGATCGCCGCGAAGCTCGCCACCCTCCCCTTCGTCGAGAAGGTGCAGGCCGTGTCGGGCGACATCGACATCATGCTCACGGTGAGCGCGCCCGACCACGAGCAGCTCAGCCAGGCGATCCTCCGCGACATCCACGACATGCCGGGCGTGGTGTCCACGCGGTCGCACCTGATCCTCGCCGAACTCGACGGACATCCGCCCGCGCAGACCCTGGACATCTGGCGCACCTGA
- a CDS encoding oxygenase MpaB family protein yields MRDQDELEVFRRHGAEGVLLLGGGAALLLQLADPRIAHGVVRHSDFRTRPLDRLFGTLDYIYAIGFGDEETMRAAVRAVNAAHVPVRAAAGDGRPAYSAFDADAQRWVASTLAAVALELRERLWGPVDEATGDAIVRGYAAVGHRLQATREGWPETRAEFDAWWADRAERLAVGDEARAVARALLSRQAGFPVGATPLLAPVRLLTAALLPAPVREAYGFRWTPRAERVANGWIRGIGAVWPLLPRAVRHAPMRASLRRTRRRSRYAGLEHRGRR; encoded by the coding sequence ATGCGCGACCAGGACGAGCTCGAGGTGTTCCGCCGCCACGGCGCGGAGGGCGTGCTGCTGCTCGGCGGTGGCGCCGCCCTCCTCCTGCAGCTGGCCGATCCCCGGATCGCCCACGGCGTGGTGCGGCACAGCGACTTCCGCACGCGCCCGCTCGATCGGCTCTTCGGCACCCTCGACTACATCTACGCGATCGGCTTCGGCGACGAGGAGACGATGCGTGCCGCGGTGCGGGCGGTCAACGCGGCGCACGTGCCCGTGCGCGCCGCCGCCGGCGACGGGCGCCCGGCCTACAGCGCGTTCGACGCGGATGCGCAGCGCTGGGTGGCCTCGACGCTCGCGGCGGTGGCGCTCGAGCTGCGGGAACGGCTCTGGGGTCCGGTCGACGAGGCGACGGGCGACGCGATCGTGCGCGGGTACGCCGCCGTGGGCCACCGCCTCCAGGCGACGCGCGAGGGCTGGCCCGAGACGCGAGCCGAGTTCGACGCCTGGTGGGCCGATCGCGCCGAGCGGCTGGCGGTGGGCGATGAGGCCCGGGCGGTCGCACGCGCGCTGCTGTCGCGGCAGGCCGGCTTTCCGGTCGGCGCGACGCCGCTGCTCGCCCCCGTCCGGCTCCTCACTGCAGCGCTCCTGCCGGCGCCCGTCCGCGAGGCCTACGGCTTCCGCTGGACGCCGCGCGCGGAGCGCGTCGCGAACGGGTGGATCCGCGGCATCGGCGCCGTCTGGCCGCTGCTCCCCCGGGCCGTGAGGCACGCCCCGATGCGCGCATCCCTCCGTCGCACGAGGCGTCGCAGCCGCTACGCTGGGCTTGAGCACCGAGGACGACGATGA
- a CDS encoding glycoside hydrolase family 3 N-terminal domain-containing protein yields the protein MRTTRTTILPLLAVAVLAGTAACVAPAPAARTPETAAPSRSVDPVGDWVDERMSQLTTEQKAAALLMLHAPGVDPAPLRAYVDKGVSGLILMGDNMPATPPELAALTASVQADPEAPALIGIDEEGGEVQRLPWDGQPGADVLRNEPPAASEDAFAARATALADAGVSVNFGIVADVTPDPESFIAGRILGTDPRAAADRVAAAVTGERHVVESTLKHFPGHGAAPGDSHTSIPTAPLTMDEWRAGPAVPFEAGIDAGAELVMTGHLAYPAIDQAPASLSPEWHRILRDELGFDGVVVSDDMLMLQRNDLPEYADPGENAVRAVAAGCDLLLYVLPADPAEVGVSVDGLVGSLTGAVESGRLSEERLDDAVERVLTLRRTIAVEEADSGSGE from the coding sequence GTGCGAACGACGAGAACGACGATCCTGCCGCTGCTGGCCGTGGCCGTGCTCGCCGGTACCGCCGCCTGCGTCGCCCCCGCCCCCGCCGCGCGGACACCGGAGACGGCCGCGCCGTCGCGGTCCGTCGATCCCGTCGGCGACTGGGTCGACGAGCGGATGTCGCAGCTGACCACCGAGCAGAAGGCGGCCGCGCTGCTCATGCTGCACGCCCCGGGCGTCGATCCCGCGCCGCTGCGCGCCTACGTCGACAAGGGCGTGTCGGGGCTCATCCTCATGGGCGACAACATGCCAGCAACCCCGCCCGAGCTGGCCGCGCTGACGGCGTCGGTGCAGGCCGATCCCGAGGCGCCCGCGCTCATCGGGATCGACGAGGAGGGCGGCGAGGTGCAGCGACTGCCCTGGGACGGCCAGCCCGGCGCGGACGTGCTCCGCAACGAGCCGCCCGCGGCATCCGAGGACGCGTTCGCCGCCCGCGCCACGGCCCTCGCCGATGCGGGCGTCTCGGTGAACTTCGGGATCGTCGCCGACGTCACGCCCGACCCCGAGTCGTTCATCGCGGGTCGCATCCTCGGGACCGACCCGAGGGCTGCCGCCGATCGCGTGGCCGCGGCCGTGACGGGTGAGCGTCACGTCGTGGAGAGCACGCTCAAGCACTTCCCGGGCCATGGCGCCGCTCCCGGCGACTCGCACACGAGCATCCCGACCGCGCCGCTCACGATGGACGAGTGGCGCGCCGGACCGGCCGTCCCGTTCGAGGCGGGCATCGACGCCGGCGCCGAGCTCGTGATGACGGGTCACCTGGCGTACCCGGCGATCGACCAGGCGCCGGCGTCGCTCTCGCCGGAGTGGCACCGGATCCTGCGCGACGAGCTGGGCTTCGACGGCGTCGTCGTGAGCGACGACATGCTCATGCTCCAGCGCAACGACCTGCCCGAGTACGCCGATCCGGGCGAGAACGCCGTGCGCGCGGTCGCCGCGGGATGCGACCTGCTCCTCTACGTCCTGCCCGCCGATCCGGCGGAGGTCGGCGTCTCGGTCGACGGCCTCGTCGGGTCGCTCACGGGCGCGGTCGAGTCGGGCCGCCTCAGTGAAGAGCGCCTCGATGACGCGGTCGAGCGGGTGCTCACGCTCCGTCGCACGATCGCCGTCGAGGAGGCGGATTCCGGATCCGGGGAATAG
- a CDS encoding YceI family protein produces the protein MTSTATIEIPGYRVGTWKVDTAHSEVGFSIRHLMISKVKGKFERFDATFVTAENPLDSQVTASAEVASITTNEPNRDAHLRTGDFFEAETHPTIDFVSTGVRVEGGDFKVDGDLTMRGITKPVTFDFDFGGFGGDPYGNYKGGATAKAVVNREDFGLTYNAALETGGVLLGDQVTITLELQAALEQ, from the coding sequence ATGACGAGCACCGCCACGATCGAGATCCCCGGCTACCGAGTGGGCACCTGGAAGGTCGACACCGCGCACAGCGAGGTCGGCTTCAGCATCCGCCACCTCATGATCAGCAAGGTGAAGGGCAAGTTCGAGCGCTTCGACGCCACCTTCGTCACGGCCGAGAACCCCCTCGACTCCCAGGTGACCGCGTCCGCCGAGGTCGCGTCGATCACGACGAACGAGCCGAACCGCGACGCGCACCTGCGCACCGGCGACTTCTTCGAGGCGGAGACCCACCCGACGATCGACTTCGTGTCGACCGGCGTGCGCGTCGAGGGCGGCGACTTCAAGGTGGACGGCGACCTCACCATGCGCGGCATCACCAAGCCCGTCACCTTCGACTTCGACTTCGGCGGCTTCGGCGGCGACCCCTACGGCAACTACAAGGGCGGCGCCACCGCGAAGGCCGTCGTGAACCGCGAGGACTTCGGCCTCACCTACAACGCGGCGCTCGAGACCGGCGGCGTGCTCCTCGGCGACCAGGTCACCATCACGCTCGAGCTCCAGGCTGCACTCGAGCAGTAG